One window of the Amycolatopsis mediterranei genome contains the following:
- a CDS encoding OB-fold nucleic acid binding domain-containing protein, with translation MSAKDGGYFSRLVRKLTSDVEELDADEMSMRSGAEGAQRACDCRSGEEVTVMGRLRSVELCPTNEAATLEAELFDGTQGVTLIWLGRRRIPGIEPGRTIKVRGRMAERDGQKVLYNPYYELQSPVS, from the coding sequence ATGTCCGCCAAAGACGGCGGCTACTTCAGCCGGTTGGTACGCAAGCTGACCAGCGACGTCGAGGAACTCGACGCCGACGAGATGTCGATGAGGTCCGGCGCCGAAGGGGCGCAGCGGGCCTGTGACTGCCGTTCCGGCGAAGAGGTCACCGTGATGGGGCGGCTCCGCAGCGTCGAGCTCTGCCCGACCAACGAGGCCGCCACGCTGGAGGCCGAGCTGTTCGACGGAACACAGGGCGTGACGCTAATCTGGCTCGGCCGCCGCCGGATCCCGGGCATCGAGCCTGGCCGGACGATCAAGGTGCGTGGTCGGATGGCCGAGCGTGACGGCCAGAAGGTGCTGTACAACCCCTATTACGAGCTCCAGAGCCCAGTGAGTTGA
- the cei gene encoding envelope integrity protein Cei, producing MASGNGIGDRGTRPYRKHKPLPALIVIGVLAVGAIVVWVHAAIGKGDVDEAVKCDPPASPPPGVTFSSVSHNALDDRAPIPPDKVAYRVLNASGSRGQGGITTTALRELGFTGAADPANDPAYENREAKCRGQIRFGENGATAARTLSLVVPCAELVQDNRKDASVDVVTGTLFGDLRPRAEARQIITQLADWSKAHQGGGGNEQSAGAQAPVVDQTLLAAARDVAC from the coding sequence GTGGCGTCGGGGAACGGCATCGGGGACCGTGGGACGCGGCCGTATCGCAAGCACAAGCCGCTGCCGGCGCTGATCGTCATCGGCGTGCTCGCCGTGGGCGCGATCGTCGTCTGGGTGCACGCCGCCATCGGCAAGGGCGACGTCGACGAGGCCGTCAAGTGCGACCCGCCGGCGAGCCCGCCGCCGGGCGTGACGTTCAGCAGCGTGTCCCACAACGCGCTCGACGACCGCGCCCCCATCCCGCCGGACAAGGTCGCCTACCGGGTCCTCAACGCCTCGGGCAGCCGCGGCCAGGGCGGCATCACCACGACGGCGCTGCGCGAGCTCGGCTTCACCGGCGCCGCCGATCCGGCCAACGACCCGGCGTACGAGAACCGCGAGGCCAAGTGCCGCGGCCAGATCCGCTTCGGCGAAAACGGCGCCACCGCGGCCCGGACGCTCAGCCTCGTGGTGCCGTGCGCCGAGCTGGTCCAGGACAACCGCAAGGACGCGAGCGTCGACGTGGTCACCGGCACGCTGTTCGGCGACCTCCGGCCCCGCGCCGAAGCCCGGCAGATCATCACCCAGCTCGCCGACTGGTCGAAGGCCCACCAGGGCGGCGGCGGCAACGAGCAGTCCGCGGGCGCGCAGGCCCCGGTCGTCGACCAGACGCTGCTGGCCGCGGCCCGCGACGTCGCCTGCTGA
- the ppgK gene encoding polyphosphate--glucose phosphotransferase — protein MVEATRRGFGIDIGGSGIKGALVDLDSGQLIGDRIRIETPKPSTPSAVADVVHDVVTQAGWDGPVGVTLPAVVKKGVAHTAANIDKQWIGTDADALFAKRLGRSVDQVAMLNDADAAGMAEIRFGDPVARTGVTALLTFGTGIGSAVFQDGKLVPNTEFGHLEIDGHDAEKRAAASVKDNEGLSYPEWAKRVHRYLTVLENLIWPDLFIVGGGVSKKAEKWVPLLDIRTPVLVASLQNNAGIVGAAAAAAEGIQH, from the coding sequence GTGGTGGAGGCGACCCGCCGAGGTTTCGGCATCGACATCGGCGGCAGCGGGATCAAGGGCGCCTTGGTCGACCTGGACTCCGGCCAGCTCATCGGCGACCGCATCCGGATCGAGACGCCGAAACCGTCCACGCCGTCGGCGGTGGCGGACGTCGTGCACGACGTCGTCACGCAGGCGGGCTGGGACGGCCCGGTCGGCGTGACCCTGCCGGCGGTCGTCAAGAAGGGCGTCGCGCACACCGCGGCCAACATCGACAAGCAGTGGATCGGCACCGACGCCGACGCGCTGTTCGCCAAGCGGCTCGGCCGGAGCGTCGACCAGGTCGCGATGCTGAACGACGCCGACGCGGCGGGCATGGCGGAGATCCGCTTCGGCGACCCGGTCGCGCGCACGGGCGTGACGGCGCTGCTCACCTTCGGCACCGGCATCGGCAGCGCGGTGTTCCAGGACGGCAAGCTCGTCCCCAACACCGAATTCGGCCACCTCGAGATCGACGGCCACGACGCCGAGAAGCGCGCGGCCGCTTCGGTGAAGGACAACGAGGGGCTCTCCTACCCCGAATGGGCCAAGCGCGTGCACCGTTACCTGACCGTGCTGGAGAACCTGATCTGGCCCGACCTGTTCATCGTCGGCGGCGGCGTCAGCAAGAAGGCCGAGAAATGGGTGCCGCTGCTGGACATCCGCACTCCGGTGCTGGTGGCGAGCCTGCAGAACAACGCCGGGATCGTCGGCGCCGCGGCCGCCGCGGCGGAGGGCATCCAGCACTGA
- a CDS encoding DUF3093 domain-containing protein, with protein MGESAKTAANAAVRHSERLYVPWWGWPLPVLGAVLLAAEIDLGYPGIRAWLPYVIALPVVVALLLSLGRSKVRITGGDEPELWVGDAHLPLRYAGEVEIFDKEAKRKALGRDGDPAAYVLHRGWVGPVVKVRLTDANDPTPYWLFSTRHPERVAELLKGA; from the coding sequence GTGGGTGAATCAGCGAAGACGGCCGCGAACGCGGCGGTGCGGCACTCCGAACGGCTGTACGTCCCGTGGTGGGGCTGGCCGCTGCCGGTGCTGGGGGCGGTCCTGCTCGCCGCCGAGATCGACCTCGGGTACCCCGGGATCCGGGCGTGGCTGCCGTACGTGATCGCCTTGCCGGTGGTCGTGGCGCTGCTGCTGTCGCTGGGCCGGTCGAAGGTCCGGATCACCGGCGGTGACGAGCCGGAGCTGTGGGTCGGCGACGCGCACCTGCCGCTGCGCTACGCCGGCGAGGTGGAGATCTTCGACAAGGAAGCCAAGCGCAAGGCACTGGGCCGCGACGGCGACCCGGCCGCCTACGTGCTGCACCGCGGCTGGGTCGGCCCGGTCGTCAAGGTCCGGCTGACGGACGCGAACGACCCGACGCCGTACTGGCTGTTCAGCACCCGGCACCCGGAACGGGTCGCCGAGCTGCTCAAAGGCGCCTGA
- a CDS encoding alpha/beta fold hydrolase gives MLLPGTGSDEVFVRTVFERPLRALGVPLIAPPPPPGAALAEGYLAILDALADEHGELLVGGISFGAHLAAEWAVRNPGRCGGLLAALPAWNGVPGPAPASLAATLTADLVAGSGVGAALAQTDGSPGWLRGELDRAWRRHGDGLADSLRVAAGRAAPTSAELAALAVPAGIGTCTDDPIHPTKVAAEWAGALPRAALGETTLTALGADRESLGRATVLAFLRALTHP, from the coding sequence GTGCTGCTGCCCGGTACCGGTTCGGACGAGGTGTTCGTCCGAACCGTCTTCGAGCGGCCCCTGCGCGCCCTGGGTGTCCCGCTCATCGCGCCACCCCCGCCCCCGGGCGCGGCGCTCGCCGAGGGCTACCTGGCCATCCTGGACGCGCTGGCGGACGAACACGGCGAACTGCTCGTAGGCGGCATTTCGTTCGGCGCGCACCTCGCCGCGGAGTGGGCCGTGCGCAATCCGGGGCGTTGCGGGGGCCTGCTGGCCGCCCTCCCGGCCTGGAACGGCGTCCCGGGCCCGGCACCCGCATCGCTGGCCGCGACGCTGACGGCCGATCTGGTGGCCGGTTCCGGCGTCGGCGCGGCACTGGCGCAGACCGACGGCAGCCCGGGCTGGCTGCGGGGGGAGCTGGACCGGGCGTGGCGGCGGCACGGCGACGGCCTGGCGGACAGCCTGCGCGTCGCGGCGGGCCGGGCCGCGCCGACCTCGGCCGAACTGGCGGCGCTGGCCGTCCCGGCCGGGATCGGCACCTGCACCGACGACCCGATCCACCCGACGAAAGTCGCAGCGGAGTGGGCGGGCGCACTCCCCCGCGCGGCCCTGGGCGAGACGACGCTCACGGCGCTGGGCGCGGACCGCGAGTCACTCGGCCGGGCGACCGTCCTCGCGTTCCTGAGGGCCCTGACACACCCGTGA
- a CDS encoding inositol monophosphatase family protein, translated as MSDVGVDESLLKSVAVQVATEAAALVREAWEGMAAGRSVAVGTKSGATDVVTAVDHESERLVRARLAELRPGEPVLGEEGGGAAGDGVTWVVDPIDGTVNFLYGLPWFGVSVAAQVGGVSVAGAVVEPASGRVWSAARGQGAFLDGRRLAVSAPDRLEVTLVGTGFAYSPERRRRQSRFAAELLGRVRDIRRNGAASLDLCAVAAGWLDAYVEHGLNRWDWAAGALIAAEAGAQVSLPGAAPELGADATYAAAPSIADPLRKVLADCGAAEV; from the coding sequence ATGTCGGACGTGGGAGTTGACGAGTCGTTGCTGAAAAGCGTCGCGGTGCAGGTCGCGACGGAAGCCGCCGCCCTGGTCCGCGAGGCCTGGGAAGGTATGGCGGCCGGCCGTTCGGTGGCCGTGGGCACCAAGTCCGGGGCCACCGACGTGGTGACCGCGGTCGACCACGAATCCGAACGCCTGGTGCGCGCGCGGCTGGCCGAGCTGCGGCCGGGGGAGCCGGTGCTGGGCGAGGAAGGCGGCGGCGCGGCGGGCGACGGCGTGACGTGGGTGGTCGACCCGATCGACGGGACGGTCAACTTCCTCTACGGGCTGCCGTGGTTCGGGGTGTCGGTCGCCGCGCAGGTCGGCGGCGTGTCGGTGGCCGGCGCGGTGGTCGAGCCGGCGAGCGGCCGCGTCTGGTCGGCGGCCCGCGGTCAGGGCGCGTTCCTGGACGGACGGCGGCTGGCGGTGTCGGCGCCGGACCGCCTGGAGGTGACGCTGGTCGGAACCGGTTTCGCGTACTCGCCCGAGCGGCGGAGGCGGCAGTCGCGGTTCGCGGCGGAGCTGCTGGGCCGGGTGCGGGACATCCGCCGCAACGGCGCCGCGTCGCTCGACCTCTGCGCGGTGGCGGCGGGCTGGCTGGACGCGTACGTCGAGCACGGCCTCAACCGCTGGGACTGGGCGGCGGGGGCGCTGATCGCGGCCGAGGCGGGCGCGCAGGTGTCCCTCCCGGGCGCGGCACCGGAGCTGGGCGCGGACGCGACGTACGCGGCGGCCCCGTCGATCGCGGACCCGCTGCGGAAGGTGCTGGCGGACTGCGGCGCGGCGGAGGTCTGA
- a CDS encoding RNA polymerase sigma factor: MAAARTATRGGTKTATAAGEPAEEAATGTAKPAARKTTTTAKKAPAKKAPAKKAVTKGAKTEDGEPDGPADLEDDELGTPDLSDLEEVEVDVVEETVAEEPDADTAEDDDDDEESDEETPAQRRRGAAADKAAAKSDNPDFVWDEEESEALRQARKDAELTASADSVRAYLKQIGKVALLNAEEEVELAKRIEAGLYAAERVRTAEEEGEKLVTQMRRDLKWIVRDGERAKNHLLEANLRLVVSLAKRYTGRGMAFLDLIQEGNLGLIRAVEKFDYTKGYKFSTYATWWIRQAITRAMADQARTIRIPVHMVEVINKLGRIQRELLQDLGREPTPEELAKEMDISPEKVLEIQQYAREPISLDQTIGDEGDSQLGDFIEDSEAVVAVDAVSFTLLQDQLQSVLQTLSEREAGVVRLRFGLTDGQPRTLDEIGQVYGVTRERIRQIESKTMSKLRHPSRSQVLRDYLD; encoded by the coding sequence GTGGCAGCCGCAAGAACCGCAACCCGAGGCGGGACGAAGACAGCGACCGCAGCCGGCGAGCCGGCCGAAGAGGCAGCCACCGGGACGGCGAAGCCGGCGGCCCGCAAGACCACCACCACCGCCAAGAAGGCCCCGGCCAAAAAGGCTCCGGCCAAGAAGGCCGTGACCAAGGGCGCCAAGACCGAAGACGGCGAGCCGGACGGTCCCGCGGACCTCGAGGACGACGAACTGGGCACGCCCGACCTGTCGGACCTGGAAGAGGTCGAGGTCGACGTCGTCGAGGAGACGGTCGCCGAGGAGCCGGACGCCGACACGGCCGAAGACGACGATGACGACGAGGAGTCGGACGAGGAGACTCCGGCGCAGCGGCGTCGCGGCGCGGCGGCCGACAAGGCCGCGGCCAAGAGCGACAACCCGGACTTCGTCTGGGACGAGGAGGAGTCCGAGGCGCTGCGTCAAGCGCGCAAGGACGCCGAGCTCACCGCCTCCGCCGACTCCGTGCGTGCCTACCTCAAGCAGATCGGCAAGGTCGCGCTGCTGAACGCGGAGGAGGAGGTGGAGCTGGCCAAGCGGATCGAGGCCGGGCTCTACGCCGCCGAGCGCGTGCGCACCGCCGAGGAGGAGGGCGAGAAGCTCGTCACCCAGATGCGCCGCGATCTCAAGTGGATCGTGCGTGACGGCGAGCGCGCCAAGAACCACCTGCTCGAGGCGAACCTCCGGCTGGTGGTGTCGCTGGCCAAGCGCTACACCGGCCGCGGCATGGCGTTCCTGGACCTGATCCAGGAGGGCAACCTCGGCCTGATCCGCGCGGTGGAGAAGTTCGACTACACCAAGGGCTACAAGTTCTCGACGTACGCCACGTGGTGGATCCGCCAGGCGATCACCCGCGCGATGGCCGACCAGGCGCGCACCATCCGCATCCCGGTGCACATGGTCGAGGTCATCAACAAGCTGGGCCGCATCCAGCGCGAACTGCTCCAGGACCTCGGCCGCGAGCCGACCCCGGAAGAGCTCGCGAAGGAGATGGACATCTCCCCGGAGAAGGTCCTGGAGATCCAGCAGTACGCGCGTGAGCCGATCTCGCTCGACCAGACGATCGGCGACGAGGGCGACAGCCAGCTCGGTGACTTCATCGAGGACTCCGAAGCGGTCGTCGCGGTCGACGCGGTGTCGTTCACGCTGCTGCAGGACCAGCTCCAGTCGGTGCTGCAGACGCTGTCCGAGCGCGAGGCGGGCGTGGTCCGGCTGCGCTTCGGCCTCACGGACGGCCAGCCGCGCACGCTCGACGAGATCGGCCAGGTGTACGGGGTGACCCGGGAGCGCATCCGGCAGATCGAGTCGAAGACGATGTCGAAGCTGCGCCACCCGTCGCGGTCCCAGGTCCTGCGGGACTACCTGGACTGA
- a CDS encoding maltokinase N-terminal cap-like domain-containing protein, with product MSDPRELVDDLTGDLKRWLPEQRWFAGKDRPVTGVRTLGVTELVSGDPQLLHVVIEVAQDDRREPYQLLVGRRTHPPEIASTSWIGAVGDLNAYEASGDLDVTGVLLDLMAREERVGSMVFEHEPGVELETGLRARPITSEQSNTSLVYGGQYILKLFRKLTPGKNKDLLLHRALQGVGSKHIAQPLGSITGDLDGEPTTVGMLQQFVSDAVDGWAMATTSVRDLMAAPELHAGEVGGDFAGEAERLGRAVAEVHADLAQALGTEPVDADELERSAKAMLDRLDTIAARVPELAEHAPKLRAAFEKLRTLPTGSVTMQYIHGDLHLGQVLRTVGGWLLIDFEGEPAAPVEERHALRSPLRDVAGMLRSFDYAAQQMLVGQPDEPALAERAHEWSERNRAAFCEGYAAIAADPREQGELLRAFELDKAVYEVGYEHANRPDWLGVPLASIARITSGGTKP from the coding sequence TTGTCCGACCCGCGCGAGCTGGTCGACGACCTGACCGGTGACCTGAAGCGCTGGCTGCCGGAACAGCGGTGGTTCGCCGGCAAGGACCGGCCGGTGACCGGCGTCCGGACGCTCGGCGTGACCGAGCTGGTCTCCGGCGATCCGCAGCTGCTGCACGTCGTGATCGAGGTAGCCCAGGACGACCGGCGCGAGCCCTACCAGCTGCTGGTGGGCCGGCGGACGCACCCGCCGGAGATCGCCTCGACGAGCTGGATCGGCGCCGTCGGGGACCTCAACGCCTACGAGGCGTCCGGCGACCTGGACGTCACCGGCGTGCTGCTGGACCTGATGGCCCGCGAGGAGCGGGTCGGTTCGATGGTCTTCGAACACGAGCCGGGCGTGGAGCTGGAGACCGGCCTGCGCGCCCGGCCGATCACGTCGGAGCAGAGCAACACGTCCCTGGTCTACGGCGGGCAGTACATCCTCAAGCTGTTCCGGAAGCTGACACCGGGCAAGAACAAGGACCTGCTGCTGCACCGCGCGCTGCAGGGGGTGGGCAGCAAGCACATCGCGCAGCCGCTGGGGTCGATCACCGGCGACCTGGACGGCGAGCCGACCACGGTCGGCATGCTCCAGCAGTTCGTCTCGGACGCGGTCGACGGCTGGGCGATGGCCACCACCAGCGTCCGCGACCTGATGGCCGCGCCGGAACTGCACGCCGGCGAGGTCGGCGGCGACTTCGCGGGCGAGGCGGAGCGGCTCGGCCGCGCCGTCGCCGAGGTGCACGCGGACCTGGCCCAGGCCCTCGGCACCGAGCCGGTCGACGCCGACGAGCTGGAACGCTCGGCCAAGGCGATGCTCGACCGGCTCGACACGATCGCCGCGCGGGTGCCGGAGCTGGCCGAGCACGCCCCGAAGCTGCGGGCGGCGTTCGAGAAGCTGCGCACCCTGCCCACCGGCTCGGTGACCATGCAGTACATCCACGGCGACCTGCACCTCGGCCAGGTGCTGCGGACCGTCGGCGGCTGGCTGCTGATCGACTTCGAGGGCGAGCCCGCGGCTCCGGTCGAGGAACGCCACGCGCTCCGGTCGCCGTTGCGCGACGTCGCGGGCATGCTGAGGTCGTTCGACTACGCGGCCCAGCAGATGCTGGTCGGCCAGCCGGACGAGCCGGCACTGGCCGAGCGCGCCCACGAGTGGTCGGAGCGCAACCGGGCGGCGTTCTGCGAGGGCTACGCCGCGATCGCGGCCGACCCGCGGGAGCAGGGCGAGCTGCTGCGCGCATTCGAACTGGACAAGGCGGTCTACGAGGTGGGCTACGAGCACGCGAACCGGCCGGACTGGCTGGGTGTGCCGCTCGCCTCGATCGCCCGGATCACTAGCGGAGGGACGAAACCGTGA
- a CDS encoding DUF3710 domain-containing protein, with translation MGIFGRKRRTEGGSAGRHAAPEADDTFEDEEHDEDGPELSDVSDGPFDVTDFDDDGIPRIDLGSVKVPVPDGSQVQVEMDPEAGGVRAVHVVTEQGQITVSAYAAPRSGGLWREVSSELADQLRADGAKVTIGRGVWGLEISAIIGDVALRFVGVDRPRWMLRGVIAGPQSEAAGAVEVLREIVRRTIVDRGDAPMPVRTPLTITLPEAVAEHIAAQQQQG, from the coding sequence GTGGGGATTTTCGGACGCAAGCGACGGACCGAGGGCGGGTCCGCCGGACGGCACGCCGCGCCCGAGGCCGACGACACTTTCGAGGACGAGGAGCACGACGAGGACGGCCCGGAGCTGTCGGACGTCTCCGACGGCCCGTTCGACGTGACCGACTTCGACGACGACGGCATCCCGCGGATCGACCTCGGCTCGGTGAAGGTGCCGGTGCCCGACGGTTCCCAGGTCCAGGTCGAGATGGACCCGGAGGCCGGCGGTGTGCGCGCCGTGCACGTCGTCACCGAGCAGGGCCAGATCACGGTCAGCGCGTACGCCGCGCCGCGCTCCGGCGGGCTGTGGCGGGAGGTCAGCTCCGAGCTGGCCGACCAGCTGCGGGCCGACGGCGCCAAGGTCACCATCGGCCGCGGCGTCTGGGGCCTGGAGATTTCGGCCATCATCGGCGACGTCGCCCTGCGCTTCGTCGGCGTCGACCGGCCCCGCTGGATGCTGCGCGGCGTCATCGCCGGGCCGCAGTCGGAGGCCGCCGGGGCCGTCGAGGTGCTGCGCGAGATCGTCCGGCGGACCATCGTCGACCGCGGCGACGCGCCCATGCCGGTCCGGACCCCGCTGACGATCACGCTGCCCGAAGCGGTCGCCGAGCACATCGCGGCCCAGCAGCAGCAAGGCTGA
- the dut gene encoding dUTP diphosphatase, giving the protein MSSVQVLLSRIDPDVPLPAYARPGDAGADLVTTSDIVLEPGERGVVGTGVAIALPPGYAGFVHPRSGLAARVGLSVVNTPGTIDAGYRGEIKVCLINHDPVHSVKLTRGDRIAQLVVQRVEHAEFVEVAELDATERGDGGYGSTGGHATLGAPALAASAATGEGTEK; this is encoded by the coding sequence GTGTCCAGCGTTCAGGTACTCCTCTCCCGGATCGACCCGGATGTCCCGCTGCCCGCCTACGCCCGGCCGGGCGACGCGGGCGCCGATCTCGTCACCACCTCGGATATCGTCCTCGAGCCCGGCGAACGCGGGGTCGTCGGCACCGGCGTCGCGATCGCGCTCCCGCCCGGGTACGCGGGGTTCGTCCACCCGCGGTCCGGCCTGGCGGCCCGGGTCGGCCTCTCGGTGGTGAACACCCCGGGCACGATCGACGCGGGCTACCGCGGCGAGATCAAGGTCTGCCTGATCAACCACGACCCGGTGCACTCGGTGAAGCTGACGCGCGGCGACCGCATCGCCCAGCTGGTCGTGCAGCGGGTCGAGCACGCGGAGTTCGTCGAGGTGGCCGAGCTCGACGCGACCGAGCGGGGCGACGGAGGCTACGGCTCGACGGGTGGACACGCCACACTGGGAGCACCGGCGCTCGCCGCGAGCGCCGCCACGGGGGAAGGAACGGAGAAGTAG
- the glgB gene encoding 1,4-alpha-glucan branching protein GlgB, with protein sequence MNAAPEGLPAAAPPAADIDRLLAGSHHDPHSVLGVHAVGKGFAARALLPGAKAVTLCAGSNRYPMEPVIDALFAVAVPEHPGDYRLEVEYDGHTATSDDPYRWLPTVGELDLHLIGEGRHERLWEVLGAHVRSYETPNGVVEGTSFAVWAPNARGIRVIGDFNGWDGRGHPMRSLGSSGVWELFVPGVGVGTCYKFRILGADGNWHEKADPMAFGTEQPPATASVVTTSAHLWEDDEWVAQREATQWAAAPMSIYEVHLGSWRPGLDYRELADQLGDYLVETGFTHVELLPVSEHPFGGSWGYQVTSYYAPTSRFGSPDDFRYFVDRLHQRGIGVLVDWVPAHFPKDSWALAKFDGTALYEHADPRRGEQPDWGTLVFDFGRNEVRNFLVANALYWIEEFHLDGLRVDAVASMLYLDYSRNEGEWLPNQYGGRENLDAVRFLQELNATVYKRHPGIVMVAEESTAWPGVTRPTHLGGLGFGFKWNMGWMHDTLRYLSHEPIHRAYHHNEMTFSLVYAWSENFVLPLSHDEVVHGKGSLWGRMPGDAWNKAAGLRSLLAFMWAHPGKQLLFMGGEFGQPGEWSESKSLDWHLMDEPLHLGVWELLRSLNAVYRSSPALYSQDTSPDGFRWIDANDSSGNVLSFLRIGTDGSRLACVANFAGVPHHDYRVGLPAAGRWREVVNTDAEAYGGSGVGNLGAVEATEEPWHGQPASAVLQLPPAGVLWLVEETPPNPDLA encoded by the coding sequence GTGAACGCGGCTCCCGAAGGCCTCCCGGCCGCGGCCCCGCCGGCCGCGGACATCGACCGGCTGCTCGCCGGTTCCCACCACGACCCGCACTCGGTGCTGGGCGTGCACGCCGTCGGCAAGGGCTTCGCGGCCCGGGCGCTGCTGCCCGGCGCGAAAGCCGTCACGCTGTGCGCGGGCTCGAACCGGTACCCGATGGAGCCGGTGATCGACGCGCTGTTCGCCGTCGCCGTACCCGAGCACCCCGGCGACTACCGGCTGGAAGTCGAGTACGACGGGCACACCGCCACCTCCGACGACCCGTACCGCTGGCTGCCCACGGTGGGCGAGCTGGACCTGCACCTGATCGGCGAGGGCCGGCACGAGCGGCTCTGGGAAGTGCTCGGCGCGCACGTCCGCTCGTACGAGACGCCGAACGGCGTCGTCGAGGGCACGTCGTTCGCGGTTTGGGCGCCCAACGCCCGCGGCATCCGCGTGATCGGCGACTTCAACGGCTGGGACGGGCGCGGGCACCCGATGCGCTCGCTCGGTTCGTCCGGGGTCTGGGAGCTGTTCGTGCCGGGCGTCGGCGTGGGCACCTGCTACAAGTTCCGGATCCTCGGCGCCGACGGCAACTGGCACGAAAAGGCCGACCCGATGGCGTTCGGCACGGAGCAGCCGCCGGCGACGGCCTCGGTCGTCACCACCTCGGCGCACCTGTGGGAAGACGACGAGTGGGTCGCTCAGCGCGAAGCCACGCAGTGGGCCGCGGCGCCGATGAGCATCTACGAGGTGCACCTCGGTTCGTGGCGGCCCGGCCTGGACTACCGGGAACTGGCCGACCAGCTGGGCGACTACCTCGTCGAAACCGGGTTCACGCACGTGGAGCTGCTGCCGGTGTCGGAGCACCCGTTCGGCGGCTCGTGGGGCTACCAGGTGACGTCGTACTACGCGCCGACGTCCCGCTTCGGTTCGCCGGACGACTTCCGCTACTTCGTCGACCGCCTGCACCAGCGGGGGATCGGCGTGCTGGTGGACTGGGTGCCCGCGCATTTCCCGAAGGACAGCTGGGCGCTGGCGAAGTTCGACGGCACCGCGCTCTACGAGCACGCGGACCCGCGCCGCGGCGAGCAGCCCGACTGGGGCACGCTCGTGTTCGACTTCGGCCGCAACGAGGTCCGCAACTTCCTGGTCGCCAACGCGCTGTACTGGATCGAGGAGTTCCACCTCGACGGCCTGCGCGTCGACGCGGTGGCGTCGATGCTCTACCTCGACTACTCCCGCAACGAAGGGGAGTGGCTGCCCAACCAGTACGGCGGGCGGGAAAACCTCGACGCCGTGCGGTTCCTGCAGGAGCTGAACGCGACCGTCTACAAGCGACACCCGGGCATCGTGATGGTGGCCGAGGAGTCGACGGCTTGGCCGGGCGTCACGCGCCCGACCCACCTCGGCGGGCTCGGGTTCGGCTTCAAGTGGAACATGGGCTGGATGCACGACACGCTCCGGTACCTCTCGCACGAGCCGATCCACCGGGCGTACCACCACAACGAGATGACGTTTTCGCTCGTGTACGCGTGGAGCGAGAACTTCGTGCTGCCGCTGTCGCACGACGAAGTGGTGCACGGCAAGGGCTCCCTGTGGGGCCGGATGCCGGGCGACGCCTGGAACAAGGCGGCCGGGCTGCGGTCGCTGCTGGCGTTCATGTGGGCGCACCCGGGCAAGCAGCTGCTGTTCATGGGCGGCGAGTTCGGTCAGCCGGGGGAGTGGTCGGAGTCGAAGTCGCTCGACTGGCACCTGATGGACGAGCCGCTGCACCTCGGCGTCTGGGAGCTGCTGCGGTCGCTGAACGCGGTGTACCGGTCGTCGCCGGCGTTGTACAGCCAGGACACCTCGCCGGACGGCTTCCGCTGGATCGACGCGAACGACTCGAGCGGCAACGTGCTGAGCTTCCTCCGCATCGGCACCGACGGCTCGCGGCTGGCCTGCGTGGCCAACTTCGCGGGCGTCCCGCACCACGACTACCGGGTGGGCCTGCCCGCGGCGGGCCGCTGGCGCGAGGTCGTCAACACCGACGCGGAGGCGTACGGCGGGTCCGGCGTCGGCAACCTGGGCGCGGTGGAGGCCACGGAGGAGCCGTGGCACGGCCAACCGGCCTCCGCAGTCCTCCAGCTCCCCCCGGCCGGCGTCCTCTGGCTGGTCGAAGAAACCCCACCGAACCCCGACTTGGCGTGA
- a CDS encoding DUF4193 domain-containing protein, producing the protein MATDYDAPRRSEADELAEDSLEELKARRNENQSGVVDVDEDATAENFELPGADLSGLSGEDMTVKVVPKQADEFTCSVCFLVHHRSRLAEDNGGRLICRDCA; encoded by the coding sequence ATGGCTACCGACTACGACGCTCCGCGCCGCAGCGAAGCCGACGAGCTGGCCGAAGACTCGTTGGAGGAGCTCAAGGCCCGGCGGAACGAGAACCAGTCCGGCGTCGTCGACGTCGACGAGGACGCGACCGCCGAGAACTTCGAGCTGCCGGGTGCCGACCTCTCCGGGCTTTCCGGTGAGGACATGACCGTGAAGGTGGTGCCGAAGCAGGCGGACGAGTTCACCTGCTCCGTGTGCTTCCTGGTGCACCACCGCAGCCGGCTGGCCGAGGACAACGGCGGACGCCTGATCTGCCGCGACTGCGCCTGA